In Nitrospira sp., a single genomic region encodes these proteins:
- a CDS encoding Gfo/Idh/MocA family oxidoreductase: MSIGIGVIGYAGAASRLHLPVLTRLPGVRVTAIAGTTGETLYAMADRYAIPGRYLDYRALLRDPSVDAVAVCVPPALHDVIGLAALDAKKHLFMEKPLALSLGQCAQLVQAAESAQVTTMVGFHLRWHRLVQEAQKRIASGRLGRVELLRTVFTSGILRRANVPAWRQRREAGGGVLIESGVHYYDLWRFLTGSRVEEVQVVSRSEQPNDITAAVTARLGNGIVATAGFCQGTVDDLEIDIYGSAGRLRISGYALDGLRFDPSGCKGMNKLMNRVLSAPDRVLRTIQGAAIGGYYANAYANQWQGFVQAIHDGTRSGATFADGLAATRVALAVTQAADSGSSVRVADCADMIAPVRERSSGPAARP, from the coding sequence ATGTCTATCGGAATAGGAGTCATCGGTTATGCCGGGGCCGCATCACGGCTGCACCTGCCTGTCCTGACCCGTCTCCCCGGAGTACGGGTGACCGCGATCGCCGGAACTACCGGGGAAACCCTTTACGCAATGGCCGATCGCTACGCAATCCCCGGCCGATACCTCGACTATCGCGCCCTGCTGCGCGATCCATCGGTCGATGCCGTGGCAGTCTGCGTCCCGCCGGCCCTGCACGACGTCATCGGACTGGCAGCTCTGGACGCGAAGAAGCACCTTTTCATGGAAAAGCCGCTGGCCCTCTCGCTCGGACAGTGCGCGCAGTTGGTCCAGGCAGCCGAATCGGCGCAGGTGACGACCATGGTCGGCTTCCATCTTCGCTGGCATCGGCTCGTGCAAGAGGCGCAGAAACGGATTGCCTCCGGCCGTCTCGGCAGAGTCGAACTGCTCCGGACCGTGTTTACCAGCGGAATTCTCCGGCGCGCGAATGTGCCGGCCTGGCGTCAGCGCCGCGAGGCGGGCGGCGGCGTCTTGATCGAGTCGGGGGTGCACTACTATGACCTCTGGCGATTCCTCACCGGAAGCCGCGTCGAGGAAGTCCAGGTCGTGAGCCGCTCAGAACAGCCCAATGACATTACGGCAGCAGTGACGGCGCGACTGGGGAACGGCATCGTTGCCACCGCCGGGTTTTGCCAGGGAACGGTGGACGACCTGGAGATCGACATCTATGGATCGGCCGGTCGGCTGCGCATTTCCGGATACGCGCTCGACGGGCTCCGCTTCGATCCGTCCGGATGCAAGGGGATGAATAAACTCATGAACAGAGTTCTCTCCGCGCCTGATCGAGTGCTCCGTACAATACAGGGAGCCGCCATCGGAGGATACTACGCCAACGCGTATGCCAATCAGTGGCAGGGCTTCGTCCAAGCCATTCACGACGGCACCCGATCCGGCGCCACATTTGCGGACGGGCTGGCAGCCACCCGTGTCGCCCTTGCGGTCACCCAGGCGGCCGACTCCGGTTCTTCTGTTCGCGTCGCCGACTGTGCCGATATGATCGCGCCAGTCCGGGAACGGAGCAGCGGACCGGCTGCGAGGCCCTAA
- a CDS encoding alkaline phosphatase family protein, which translates to MNQTGERGPLVLLAFDAGDAGLIEQWADEGYLPTIKGLLERGVQSRLTGSEFVSENGIWVSLLSGLSRAQHGYYYWRPLKPGTYELELSDQRVDDAVPFWGQLRDSGMRVAAIDVPEVHCTIGVPGVQVANWSPHNARFAGYSVPSSLFADLRRQFGSPLGVEELVGGTVDDDERIYKGLLKQIEQKAAICRHLLARDHFDLVVIGFHEAHIAGHQFWKYSDRASTPVPNGGRLKHATRDVYQAIDHMFGRVLDQLGQDSTAIVVSNMGIQEDYPNLELTRAFCRQLGYHRMQQPAGSEPAAARLIRRMIPQSWQRAISDRLPDGFHGRMLTREWFGGTDWPATTLFPIPSYFLGLLRVNLRGREPQGVVEPGADYRKLLDRVEDDLKRLIDPKSGLPAVRYIARTVDLYRTEPHRSLPDIFFDWAPAPYPKRRIEHPRAVLEQKDLFFNRDTRHDLRGFFAAAGPGISGRGRLPNLSVLDVAPTCLRLMGQPIPEAMQGVVPSQMLG; encoded by the coding sequence ATGAACCAGACAGGTGAACGCGGTCCGCTCGTGCTCCTGGCTTTTGATGCTGGCGATGCCGGACTGATCGAGCAATGGGCTGATGAGGGCTACCTGCCGACGATCAAGGGGCTGCTCGAGCGGGGAGTGCAAAGCCGGCTCACCGGCTCCGAGTTTGTCAGCGAAAACGGGATCTGGGTCTCCCTGCTCTCCGGTCTGTCCCGGGCGCAACACGGGTATTACTACTGGCGTCCGCTCAAACCGGGCACCTATGAACTCGAGCTCTCCGATCAACGGGTCGACGATGCCGTGCCCTTCTGGGGGCAGCTCCGCGACAGTGGCATGCGTGTGGCGGCCATCGATGTGCCGGAAGTGCATTGTACGATCGGCGTGCCCGGCGTGCAGGTGGCTAACTGGTCGCCTCACAACGCGCGATTTGCGGGGTACTCCGTTCCGTCGTCGCTGTTTGCGGATCTGCGCAGGCAATTCGGTTCACCTCTCGGGGTGGAAGAACTGGTCGGAGGCACCGTCGATGACGACGAACGGATCTACAAGGGATTGTTGAAGCAGATTGAACAGAAAGCCGCCATCTGTCGGCATCTGCTGGCTCGCGATCATTTTGACCTGGTTGTCATCGGGTTTCACGAAGCCCACATCGCCGGACACCAATTCTGGAAGTATTCCGACCGCGCCAGCACCCCGGTGCCCAACGGAGGCCGTTTGAAGCATGCGACGCGTGACGTGTACCAGGCGATCGATCACATGTTCGGCCGGGTGCTGGATCAACTGGGGCAGGATAGCACAGCGATCGTGGTGTCGAACATGGGGATCCAGGAGGACTACCCGAACCTTGAACTCACGCGGGCCTTCTGCCGGCAGCTGGGCTATCATCGGATGCAACAGCCTGCCGGCTCAGAGCCGGCCGCAGCTCGCCTGATCCGGCGAATGATCCCGCAATCCTGGCAGCGGGCGATCAGCGACCGGCTGCCGGATGGCTTTCATGGCCGCATGCTGACACGAGAGTGGTTCGGGGGCACCGACTGGCCGGCCACCACATTGTTTCCGATCCCGTCGTATTTTCTCGGGCTCCTGCGCGTCAATCTCCGCGGACGGGAACCGCAGGGCGTCGTCGAGCCCGGTGCCGACTACCGGAAGCTGCTGGATCGGGTGGAAGATGATCTGAAGCGGCTGATCGATCCCAAGAGTGGTCTACCAGCCGTTCGGTACATCGCCCGTACCGTGGATCTCTACCGGACGGAGCCGCACCGGTCACTGCCGGACATCTTCTTCGACTGGGCTCCCGCACCCTATCCGAAGCGGCGGATTGAACACCCGCGCGCCGTGCTCGAACAGAAAGATTTGTTTTTCAACCGCGATACCCGGCACGATCTCCGGGGATTCTTTGCCGCTGCAGGACCGGGTATTTCCGGCCGGGGGCGGCTTCCCAACTTGTCAGTGCTCGACGTGGCGCCGACCTGTTTGCGTTTGATGGGACAGCCGATACCCGAGGCGATGCAGGGCGTCGTGCCTTCGCAGATGCTCGGCTAG
- a CDS encoding AraC family transcriptional regulator, whose product MTPQISATLSLLALYGAGVPASYPLVWLSYQENAKLADRLSGRPARLAETLATGSHHMDVLSEVLKAVKLDGAVFFHGEFSSPWCSRQPDACAMASYLSANTKHVIIYHLVTEGRGYARVEQNGRAISLEAGDIIIVPHGDAHLMGNGPPVTPVDSSEQLRQVLAEGKMLSQFGGGGELTRLVCGYMTCDPQLSQVFLAGLPPIVKVHIRDNPSGRWVEDTLRYSVNHAETSGPGGAAVIAKLSEVLFVETLRRYIEKLPRTQTGWLAGVRDPDVGKALALLHKQPAHPWTIATLASEVGLSRSVLAERFQHYLSDTPIGYLTRWRLQLAAQLLTSTSKSVAEVAGDVGYESEPSFNRAFKREFGLPPARFRSQSKERKSDRLLF is encoded by the coding sequence ATGACGCCGCAGATCAGTGCCACGTTGTCTCTGCTCGCACTATACGGAGCCGGTGTTCCGGCGTCTTATCCGCTCGTCTGGCTCTCTTATCAGGAGAATGCTAAGCTGGCGGATCGTTTATCCGGGCGTCCGGCCCGTTTAGCCGAAACGCTTGCGACGGGATCACATCACATGGATGTGTTGTCTGAAGTTCTGAAGGCCGTGAAGCTTGATGGCGCGGTCTTTTTCCACGGCGAGTTTTCTTCGCCCTGGTGTTCGCGCCAGCCCGATGCCTGTGCTATGGCCTCCTATCTGTCCGCCAACACCAAGCACGTGATCATCTATCACTTGGTGACCGAAGGACGGGGGTATGCCCGGGTTGAGCAGAACGGCCGCGCGATATCCCTTGAGGCCGGCGACATCATCATCGTCCCGCACGGCGACGCGCACCTGATGGGAAACGGCCCTCCGGTCACACCTGTAGACAGCAGCGAACAACTGAGGCAGGTCCTTGCAGAGGGGAAAATGCTGTCCCAATTTGGAGGCGGCGGAGAACTGACGAGGCTGGTCTGTGGGTACATGACCTGCGACCCGCAACTTTCGCAGGTCTTTCTGGCGGGGCTTCCCCCGATCGTCAAAGTCCATATTCGGGACAATCCGTCTGGACGGTGGGTGGAAGACACCCTTCGATACTCCGTCAACCATGCCGAGACCTCAGGCCCTGGCGGCGCCGCGGTCATCGCCAAATTGTCGGAAGTCTTGTTCGTCGAAACCTTGCGTCGGTACATCGAGAAGTTGCCGCGGACACAGACCGGATGGCTCGCCGGGGTGCGCGATCCGGACGTGGGAAAGGCTCTGGCGCTATTGCACAAGCAGCCGGCTCACCCGTGGACCATTGCCACGCTCGCCAGCGAGGTCGGCCTATCCCGCTCCGTGCTCGCCGAGCGATTCCAGCATTATCTGTCAGACACGCCGATCGGCTATCTCACGCGCTGGAGACTACAGCTCGCCGCACAGCTGTTGACATCGACGTCCAAAAGCGTAGCCGAAGTGGCGGGCGATGTCGGCTACGAGTCCGAGCCCTCCTTCAACCGCGCGTTCAAACGGGAGTTCGGCCTGCCGCCCGCCCGGTTCCGCAGCCAATCGAAGGAACGCAAATCGGACAGGCTGCTTTTCTAG